A stretch of the Panicum virgatum strain AP13 chromosome 9N, P.virgatum_v5, whole genome shotgun sequence genome encodes the following:
- the LOC120693310 gene encoding RNA-directed DNA methylation 4-like, translating to MVFCFLGIVMHGLFVEPLQDLGRNARFAQIWRSRKGEKSEADDSLREICHLYDAVQVDPDEEKHPEEPRTISFEEGSVLCNFLPLIREYLPSAAEEIETDIISLAQSEDSEVYDIYTVKEVDVTNMEDTSASSYPRLQVDDGDDECYDDDYPYDTDDSNAEDNPLFDYPEELSEDEDDDSNDEDAFGDRGGSESEYEKEEVEVDRDEEW from the exons ATGGTCTTCTGTTTTTTGGGCATTGTTATGCATGGTTTGTTCGTTGAACCTTTACAGGATCTGGGAAGAAATGCTCGCTTTGCACAAATATGGAGGAGTCGGAAAGGAGAGAAGAGTGAAGCTGATGACTCACTGAGAGAAATATGCCATCTTTATGATGCTGTCCAAGTAGACCCCGATGAAGAAAAGCATCCAGAAGAACCACG GACTATCTCTTTTGAAGAGGGTTCTGTTTTATGCAACTTTCTTCCACTAATACGGGAGTACTTGCCATCAGCTGCTGAGGAGATTGAGACAGATATTATTTCATTGGCACAATCAGAAG ATTCAGAAGTTTATGACATCTATACTGTCAAGGAAGTGGATGTCACAAACATGGAGGATACATCAGCATCTTCATATCCACG GTTACAAGTGGACGATGGCGATGATGAATGCTATGATGATGACTATCCATATGATACAGACGATTCAAATG CCGAAGACAATCCACTTTTTGATTATCCTGAAGAGTTGTCagaggatgaggatgatgatAGCAATGACGAAGATGCTTTTGGGGACCGGGGAggttccgaatccgagtatgaAAAGGAAGAAGTAGAGGTGGATAGAGACGAAGAATGGTGA